The sequence CACTCGACAGCGCGCCCTGAACCATCACTTCACGAACCGCCGGCTCAGTCGTGGCGGCACGACCCGGGGCCGCTGTCCGCTGCTCAGTCGCGTCCCGCTCCGGGTGAGGGGGGCGGGTCGGCGTAGACGCCGTGGAGCATTCCGGTGGCCTGTCCCAACTCGATCAGGTAGCCGTCAGGGTCGCGGAGGTAACAGCGGATCTCCGCTGTGCGGTCGATCGGCTCGGTGACGAACTCCGCGCCCTTCGCGCTCCACTCCTCGTAGACGGACTGAATGTCGGCGACGCGGATGTTGAGGAAGCATGTCGCGGCACTCGGGTCATCCGGCGGGTGCAGGGTGATGCCGGGCTTGTCCGGGGTGGGGCCGCCGCCCGGGTTCATGATGATCCAGCTGTTCGCGAGCCGGACGGTGCACGGATTCTCGGCCAGCACCACCTCCCCTCCCAGGACCTCGCTGTAGAACTCCCGTGAGCGAGGCACGTCCGCAACGGTGAGGAAGTAGCTCACCAGCATCCCGGATTCGGGGGCGGGGAAACTTTCCTGAGGCATACGGCTGTG comes from Streptomyces sp. NBC_00448 and encodes:
- a CDS encoding VOC family protein, with protein sequence MPQESFPAPESGMLVSYFLTVADVPRSREFYSEVLGGEVVLAENPCTVRLANSWIIMNPGGGPTPDKPGITLHPPDDPSAATCFLNIRVADIQSVYEEWSAKGAEFVTEPIDRTAEIRCYLRDPDGYLIELGQATGMLHGVYADPPPSPGAGRD